The Microbacterium sp. SORGH_AS_0428 genome contains the following window.
GTGCGCGTGGGCGGGGTGGGCCGGGTCGGTCGCTTCCGCGGAGAGCACGGCATACAAGCTCACGATCCCCGGGGTCGTGGCATTGGCGCCGGTGAGCGCGACGAGCCGGGCGAAGTGGTCGAGTCCATCGCGGCCCGGGCCTGGCGCACCCTCGAAGAAGCGCAGCGAATGACGCCGATCCCGCTCATCGAGGACGGCCTCGAGGAGCGACTCCTTCGTCGGGAAGTGGTGGAAGAGTCCGGCTCGGGAGACGCCGCAATCGGCGGCGATCTGGCTCATGCTCGCCTGCCGGTAACCGACGGTGCCGAATGCGGCGAAGGCCGCGGAGACGACCTGATCGCGGCGGCGTCGACCGCTGGCGTAGCCGCGCGGAGAGGGTTCGGGCATGGGGATGACCTTATAGGGACTGGACGAAACCAAAAACCGGCACTACTGTCGGTTTTCGTCAATTCCATCGCGTGGCATCGCCGCCCGTGCGCCTGCGCATCGTCGCGTCAGAGAAACGAGGACCCCCATGACCGAAGCCGCACTATCCGTTCAGCTGTACTCCCTGCGCGAGGCGCTGTCCGTCGATCGGGAGGAGACGCTGGCGCACCTCGCCCGGCTCGGGGTGCGCCGGGTGGAGGCCTACGACATCGTGGGAGGGGGTGCGGCCCTGGCGGAGTCCCTCGCGCGTCACGGCCTACGCAGCCCGAGCGTTCACGCTTCGCTGGTGGGTGCGGGAGAGGACGGTGCTGCGACGCTGGGCGAGGTGTTCGATGCGGCTGTCCGCCTCGGCGCACACACGGTCTTCGAGCCGATGGTGTGGGGCGAGCACTGGCGCGACGAGGATGCGGTGCGTCGTACGGCCGATCGGCTGAACCACGCGGCGGCGGTCGCCGCATCCCGAGGGCTGCGCGTCGGGTACCACAACCACTCGCAGGAGTTCCATCACACGATCGGCAGCCGGAGCGCCTACGAGTTCTTCGTCTCGCTGCTGCGGGAGGATGTCGTCCTCGAACTCGACGCCTACTGGGCGGCTGTCGGGCGGCAGGACGTGCCCGCGCTGGTCACCCGCCTCGGGCGGCGGGTGCGAGCCTTGCACGTCAAGGACGGCAGCACGGCGTTCGATCCCTTCCTCCCGGACGCACCTCAGGGCGCCCTGGATCAGGTGCCGGCGGGACAGGGTGAGGTACCGCTCGCGGCGACGCTGGCGGCGGCGAGCGCGCTCGAGCTCGCGGTGCTCGAGTTCGACGAGTACGACGGCGATCTCTTCGAGGCGCTCGCGGCGGGCATCGCCTTCCTGGCAGAGGCGGGCATCCGATGACCGGCACGGGGCCCGTGGCTGTCGGCGTCATCGGCGCCGGCATGATCAGCGACACCTATCTCGAGAACCTCGGCTCGTTCCCCGACCTCCGCGTGACAGCGATCGGCGACCTCGACACGGCTCGCGCGGCGGCGCAGGCGGCCCGCCACGGGGTGCCGCACGCCGGTGCGCCCGAGGACGTGCTCGCCCACCCCGACATCGAGATCGTCGTCAACCTCACCATCCCGGCCGCGCACGCCGCGGTCAGCGCGGCGGCCATCGCCGCCGGCAAGCACGTCTGGTCGGAGAAGCCCCTCGGTATCGACCGGGAGAGTGCGCTCGCCCTGCTGGCCGCCGCTGATGCCGAAGGCCTACGCGTGGGCGTCGCCCCGGACACGATCCTCGGCCCGGGGCTGCAGACCGCGCGGCGCGCCGTGCTGCGCGGCGACATCGGCGTCCCCCTGTCGGCGCACACGGCCATGCAGTACATCGGCCCCGACACCTTCCATCCCAACCCGGAGTTCCTCTTCGCCCGCGGCGCCGGACCCCTCTTCGACATGGGCCCGTATTACGTCTCGGCTCTCGTGAGCGTCTTCGGCGCGGTCGATCGGGTGATGGCGCTCGGAACCCGTTCCCGCACCACTCGCGAGATCCGAGTGGGGAACCGGGTGGGGGAGAGCTTCCCCGTCGAGGTGCCGACACACGTCCAGGCGCTGACCCGCTTCGAGAGCGGCGCGGCCGCCGACAGCGTCTTCAGCTTCGACGCCGCGCTCGCCCGCAGCGGAGTCATCGAGATCAACGGCACGGAAGGTGCGCTCATCGTGCCCGATCCCAATACCTTCGGAGGCGAGGTACGCGTGGGGCGCGTGCACGGTGGCGCAGACCCGGTCTGGGAGACGGTCGCGCCCGTCGGCGTCGAGGCGGGTCGAGGGCTGGGCGTGCTCGACATGGCGCGGGCGATCCGCTCGGATGTCGCACATATCGCCACGGGCCGGCTGGGCTATCACGTGCTCGACACCCTGGTGGCGATCGACGAATCCGTGCAGACGCGGGCGGCTGTGGCCGTTGCGAGCACCGTCGACGCCCTGCCCCTCGTGCCCGAGGACCGTGACCCGCGGCAAACGACGCTGTGACCGGGTTCGCTCCGGTGCGCGCCGGGTTCCTGGGCGGCGGCTTCATGGCGGCGGTGCACTCCCGTGCGGCGCGCGCCGCCGGTGCGCGGCTGGTCGCCCTCGCCAGTTCGTCGCCCGGGCGCGCAGCGCAGGCCGCGGATCGCCTCGGGATCGGACGTCCGGCCAGGGATGCAGCAGAGCTCATCGCTGCGCACGACATCGACGTGGTGCATGTGTGCACCCCCAACCGCGACCACGCGGAGCAGACGCTGGCCGCGCTCGCCGCGGGCAAGCACGTGATCTGCGAAAAACCCCTCGCCACCTCGGTGGACGACGCGCGCGCGGTCGTCGTCGCGGCCGAGGAGGCCGGCGTCGCGGGGGCCGTGCCGTTCGTGTACCGGTACCACCCCGTGGTGCGCCAGGCGCGTGAGCTCGTCGCCACGGGGACCGTCGGGCGCATCCTCACGATCGACGGCGCGTATCTGCAGGACTGGTTGCTGGATGCGGGCGACACCGACTGGCGGGCGGATGCGGTCGCCGGCGGGGCGTCGCGTGCGTTCGCCGACATCGGCTCCCACCTCTGCGATCTGCTCGAGTTCGTTACCGGCCGACGGATCGTCGCTCTCTCGGCGCGCACCTCGACGGTGTTCGACACGCGCGCGGGTGCGCCGGTCGAGAACGAGGACATCGCCGCGGTGGTGGTCGAACTCGAGGGCGGGGCGCTGGGGACGCTGCTGGTCAGCCAGCTCGCCCCCGGTCGCAAGAACGGGCTCGTTCTCGAGCTGCACGGCTCGTCCCGCAGCCTCCGCTTCGCCCAGGAGCGGTCGGAGGAGCTGTGGATCGGCTCCCGCGAGGGATCGCAGCTCGTGCTGCGAGATCCGGATGCGCCGGGCGACCGCGGGCTCTCGCTCGTGCCGGCGGGTCACCCGATGGGGTACCAGGACGCCTTCAACGCCTTCGTCGCCGACGCGTACGCGGTGCTCGAGGGCGCGAGCCCGGACGGTCTGCCCACCTTCGCCGACGGTCTTCGGGCCGCCGAGATCACCGAGGCCGTGCTCACGTCCGCCCGCGAGCGTCGCTGGATCGACGTCGCCCCCGTCCCCGCATCGACCGGCATCCCCCTCGCATCGAAGGAGTCCCCATGACCGGCATGCATCCCGTCACCTTGTTCACGGGTCAGTGGGCGGATCTGTCGTTCGAGGAGGTCGCGCGCCTCGCCGCATCCTGGGGCTACGACGGGCTCGAGATCGCGGCGTCGGGTGATCATCTGGATCTGCGTCGTGCGGATGAGGATGATGCGTATGTCGCGTCGCGGCGGGAGATCCTCGACAGGCACGGTCTTCAGGTCTTCGCGATCTCGAACCACCTGGCCGGTCAGGCGGTGTGCGATGCGCCGATCGATTTCCGGCATGAGGCGATCTTGCGCGAGTACGTGTGGGGTGATGGTGATGCGGAGGGGGTGCGTCGGCGGGCGGCGGAGGATATGGCGCGGGCGGCGCGGGTGGCGCGCAAGCTCGGTGTGGACACGGTGGTGGGTTTCACGGGGTCGTCGATCTGGCCGTATGTGGCGATGTTCCCTCCGGTTCCCGCGTCCGTGATCGAGGCGGGTTTCGAGGATTTCGCGGCGCGGTGGAATCCGATCCTGGACGTGTTCGACGCGGAGGGGGTGCGTTTCGCGCACGAGGTGCATCCGGGGGAGATCGCGTACGACTACTGGAGTTCCGTGCGGGCGCTGGAGGCGATCGATCACCGCGGGGCGTTCGGGTTCAACTGGGATCCGTCGCACATGATGTGGCAGAACATCGATCCGGTCGGGTTCATCTGGGACTTCCAGGACCGGATCTATCACGTGGACTGCAAGGACACCAGGATGCGGCCGCGTAACGGGCGTGCGGGGGTGTTGGGTTCGCACCTGCCGTGGGGGGATCCTCGCCGGGGGTGGGACTTCGTGTCCACCGGTCACGGTGACGTTCCCTGGGAGGACTCCTTCCGCGCGCTCGAGGCCATCGGCTACACCGGGCCGATCTCGATCGAATGGGAAGACGCCGGCATGGACCGCCTCCACGGCGCCGCCCAAGCGGTCCAGTTCGTCCGGAGCCTGCTCTGGCCCACACCCACCGCCTCCTTCGACGACGCCTTCCGCAACCAGTAGTCCCGAAGAAGTCCGGCTGGGGTCTTGACTTCGGCCGGGCTACTTCATAACCTCGTGCTCATACGTAGAAGCATCCATTCGAGAGAGCTGAATCGGCTGCTCATACGAATGAACACAAGGTGGCCTCCGGAGCACAACAGCGTGCTTCCCGCATCAGAGCATCGCGGCTCGCCGCCACGGTGACACCCCGAGAACATCCAGTCGAAGGAGACAGGAATGCGCACCACCCGACGAGTCCTCGCCGCCGTCCTCGCGGCATCCGCCCTCGTCGCCGTCGCCGGCTGCACGGCCGGCACGACGTCAGCCGGCGGAACCAGAGCCGACACGATCATCTTCGGCAAGTCCGACGGCGGCACCACCTACGTCCGCAACTACAACGTCCTCGGGCCCGCCACTGAGAAGGCTCCGAACGCCGAGCTCATCTACGAGCCGCTCGCGCGCATCGACTATGCCAACGGCGCCGTCGTCGAACCGTGGCTCGCCGAGTCGCTCGACTTCGACGAGTCCGGCACCACGCTCACGATCGACATCCGCGACGACGTCACCTTCTCCGACGGCGAGGCGCTGACGGCCGATGACGTGGCCTACTCCCTTTCGCTTCCGCTCGAGCGTCCGGAGCTCAACCTCGCCGGCGTCACATACGCCGGTGTCGAGAAGGTCGACGACGACACCGTGCAGGTCTCCTTCGACGAACCGTCGTTCGCCGCTCTGAACCAGTTCGCATCCAGCTCGCTGCCGATGGTGCCCGAGCACATCTGGAAAGACCAGGATCTGACCACCTGGACCAACCCCGACCCGGTGGGCACGGGTCCCTTCACCCTCGACGCCTTCGCCGCGCAGCAGGTCACCCTCAAGGCGCGCGAGGACTACTGGGGTGGCGCGCTGCCCATGGCCTACATGAAGATCCTCGCGACCAGCGGCGAGACGGTGAAGGCGCAACTGCTGCGCGGCGACGTCGACTGGGCCCCCGTGGGCTGGCCCAATGCAGAGCAGGAGTTCGTCGCGCAGAACCCCGAGACGAACCTCTACCAGCTCTACGCCACCGGCGGTGCCTACTCGATGATGTACAACACCGCCCAGGCGCCGTTCGACGACGTCAACGTGCGGCGCGCGTTCGCGATGTCGATCCCCCGGTCGGACATCACCGCCACTTTGAATCGCCCGGGCACCGAGGCCGGTCCCACGGGCCTCGTCGACCAGATCTACTCGGACTGGATCGCTCCGGAGTACCAGGGGATGGTGCAGGAGGTCGACGCCGACGCTGCGGTCGCCGCCCTCGCGGCGAGCGGCTACGAGGTGGTCGACGGGGCGCTGGTCAAGGACGGCAAGACCTTCACGCCGCGACTCTCGTTCAACCAGGACTTCGGCTGGAACGCGTACGCCGACATCATGATCAACAGCTGGAAGAAGGTTCTCGGTGTCACCGTCGCCCCCGCGGGCGCACCGGGTGCGACCCTGTACGACCAGCAGAAGACCGGCGACTTCGATCTGACCATCGCGACGACCGGTGGAGCGGGCGTGTACGGCGTGTACAGCTTCCTCGACAGCCGTTACGTAGAGCCGCTCGGTACGGCCGCGGCCACCAACATCGGCCGCTGGAACGACTCCGAGACCGATGAGGTCCTGGCCCAGATGACCCGGGCCGCCGACGAGGCCACCATGAAGGACCTCGGGATGCAGATGCAGCGCATCGTGGTCGACGAGGTGCCCTTCTCACCGCTGTACAACTCGTACTGGTTCGTCGACGTGAACGCGTCGCACTGGAAGGGTTGGCCGACGCCGGAGGACTTCGACGCCGTGCCCTTCCCGAGCCTCGGGCCCGACACCATCCGCACCCTCCTCTCGCTCACGCCCGCATCATGAGCCTGGCACCGGGCGCCGTCACCTCCGCCACGGTCAGCGTGGCGCAGGTGACGGCCAAGAAGAGGCCCCGGCGCGGCCGGAGCATGTTCCTGCTGCGCAGGCTCGGCTTCTATCTGGCCGCGGCGTGGGCGGCGATCACGCTCAACTTCGTGATCCCCCGCCTGATGCCCGGCGACCCGTCTGCGGCCATCATCGACCAGCTGGAGCGGGTGAGCGGGCAGGCGCTGCCCCCGGCGACGCTGCAGTCCATCCAGGGCCTGTTCGGCAACCCGCAGGAGAACCTCTTCGAGCAGTACGGCGCATATCTCGTGCAGCTGTCGCGGTTCGACCTCGGCGTCTCGATCGTGAACTTCCCCGTGCCGGTCGCGGATCTCGTGGCCGCGGGCCTGCCGTGGACCCTGCTGCTGGTGGGGACGACGACGATCGCTGCATTCCTGTTGGGCACGGCCCTCGGGGTGGCGGCCGGGTGGCGGGCGGGATCGCGGTTCGACTCGATCGTCACCCCGCTCACCACCTTCCTCTCCTCGGTGCCCTACTTCTGGATCGCGCTGCTCGCGGTCTGGTACTTCGGGTTCATCCTCGGGTGGTTCCCGCTCGCCGGCGGGTACGACCCCAACCTCCCGGTGGGCTTCAACCTGCCCTTCATCCTGAGCGCGCTCCAGTACGGGGCGCTGCCCGCGGCGACGATCGTGTTCTCCGCCTTCGGTGGCTGGATGCTCGGCATGCGCAACATGACGGTGACCACCGTCGGCGAGGACTACGTGCTGCTGGCCCAGGCGAAGGGGCTGTCGTCGGCGCGCGTGCGCTGGCGGTACGCCGCCCGCAACGCCATGCTGCCCCAGTTCACGGGCTTCGCGATGGCGCTCGGCGGAGTCGTCGGCGGCGCGCTGCTGACGGAGATCGTCTTCAGCTACCCCGGCATCGGCTACCTGCTCTTCTCGGCGCTCCAGAAACGCGACTACCCCGTCATGCAGGGCGTCTTCCTCCTCGTGACGCTCACCGTGCTGCTGGCGAACCTCATCGCGGACTCCGTCTACGCCTGGCTCGACCCGCGCGTGCGAGAGGAGAAGTGACATGAAGTACCGCCTCTTCGCCAACGGCAAAGTGACCTTCGGTATCGTCGTGCTGGCCTTCTTCGTCCTGCTGGCGCTGTTCGGACAGCTGCTGCTGGACATCTTCGGACTGGATGCGCGCGCGAACGACATCTCCGCCATCTCGCAGCCGCCGAGCCCGCAGCACCTTCTGGGAACGACGCAGTTCGGCCAGGACGTGCTCGCCCAGGTCGTTGAGGGCGCTCGCGGTTCGATGTTCGTCGGCTTCCTGTCGGCGGCGATCGGCACTCTGCTCGCCATCCTCGTGGGCGTGCCCTCCGGTTACTTCCGCGGCGTCACCGGTCAGGCACTCAACTTCGTCACCAACCTCTTCCTCGTGATGCCGGTCCTGCCGTTGATCTTCGTGGTCGCGGGATATCTGCAGGGCACCGGCCTCGTCATGATCGCTGTCATCATCGGCGTCTTCGGCTGGGCCGGCGGTGCGAGGACACTCCGTGCGCAGGCGATGAGCGTGAGCAGCCGCGACTTCGTCCAGGCGATGCGGATGATGGGCGAGTCCCACACGCGCCTGATCTTCACCGAGGTGCTCCCGCACCTGTACGGGTGGATCGCCTCGATGTTCCTCGGCGGTCTGATCGGCGGCGTGATGGCCGAGGCGGGCCTGGCCTTCCTCGGGGTCTCGGACTCCTCCGCTGTGAGCTGGGGGACGATGATCCAAGCCGCCCAGCAGCAGAGCGCCGTGCTGCGAGGACTCTGGTGGTGGCTCGTGCCTCCGGGCCTTTGCATCGCGCTGGTCGGCACGGCCGCCGCACTCATCAACTTCGGCGTGGACGAGCTCGCCAACCCCAAGCTGCGTTCGGCATCCCGCCTCGTCGCCAAGCGCACCGCGCGCGTGCGTCGCGCCGCGGTCGCCGTGGAAGGAGCCTGAGATGACCATCGCCGCCGAGAGCCGTGCGGAGGCCGCATCCGTGTCCGAACACGACGACGACGTCCTGCTGGAGGTCGAGCAGCTCAGCGTGGAGTACGCGTCCCTCGGCGCCCCCACCCGTGCCTGCGCCGACGTGACGTTCTCCCTGCGCCGCGGGGAGATCCTCGGGGTCGTCGGGGAGTCCGGATCGGGCAAGTCGACGTTGATCACGGCGCTCACGCGCCTCCAGCGTCCGCCGGCCGTGACGACCGCCGGCCGCATCATGTACCACCCGCGTGAGGGCGGCGAGGCCATCGACCTCGTGACCCTCGCGCCCAAGAGACTGCGGGAGCTGCGCTGGACGCGCCTGTCGATCGTGCTGCAGAGCGCGATGGATGCGTTGAATCCCGTCATGAGGCTGGGTGCGCAGTTCGTGGATGTGCTGCGCACCCACGACCGTTCGCTCTCGAAGGCGGCGGCCTGGGATCAGGCGCGCCACCTGCTGTCGCTCGTCGGCATCTCCGCCGACCGCGTGCGCAGCTATCCGCACGAGCTCTCCGGCGGGATGCGGCAGCGTGCCACCATCGCCCTGGCGCTCGCGTGCCGTCCCGAGCTCATCGTCATGGACGAGCCCACGACGGCCGTGGATGTCGTGATGCAGCGGCAGATCCTGGCGCAGGTGCTGCGCCTGCGCCGGGAGTTCGGCTTCGCGGTCGTGTTCGTCACCCACGACCTGTCACTGCTGCTCGAGCTCGCCGATCGCATCGCCGTGATGTACGCGGGCCGGGTGGTGGAGCTGGCCGCCGCGTCCGAGATCTACCGTTCGCCGTTGCACCCCTACACGAAGGGGTTGCGCGACTCGTTCCCGCCGCTGCATGCGACGGCCACGCGGCTCGAGGGGATCCCCGGAACGCCGCCGGACCTGCGGGCGCTGCCCGCCGGGTGCTCGTTCGCCCCGCGGTGTCCGCGCGCGTTCGAGAAGTGCGCGCGCGAACTGCCGCTGCCGCGCACCCGTGGCGGGCGCGAGGTCGCCTGTCACCTGCACGATGAGGAGGTCCCCGCATGAGCGAGGCGGTTCTGGAGGCCATCGATGTCTCCAAGCACTTCACGGTGACCGGCGCCGTGGGTCGCTCCGCGACCGTGCGCGCCGTGGAGGGGGCGAGTATCCGCCTCGTCCCGGGGCGCGTCACCGCGGTGGTGGGGGAGAGCGGCAGCGGCAAGACCACGCTTGCTCGGATGCTGGCCCGCTTCTACGAGCCGACCTCGGGCGAGATCCTGCTCGACGGGCGGCCGGTGGCGACCGGACGAAACGTGGACAAGGCCTACCGCAAGGCCGTGCAGCTGATCTTCCAGGACCCGTTCGGCTCGCTCAACCCGCTTCACCGAGTGCGGCACAACCTCGACCGGGCGCTTCGGCTGCACCAGAGCGCGACCACGCGTGCCGAGCGCGAGCAGCAGATGATCGCCCTGCTCGAACGGGTCAGTCTCAGCCCCGCCCGCGATTTCCTGGACAAGTTCCCGCACGAGCTCTCCGGCGGTCAGCGCCAGCGTGTGGTGATCGCGCGGGCGCTCGCCGTGAAACCGCGCGTGCTGCTGGGCGACGAACCGATCTCGATGCTCGACGTGTCGATCCGGCTCGAGATGCTCAACCTGCTGAACCGCCTGTGCCGCGAGGACGGCCTCGCGATGCTCTACATCACGCACGACATCGCGAGCGCCCGCTACCTGTGCGACGACATCGTCGTCATGTACGCCGGGCAGATGGTCGAGGCGGGGCCCAAGGACGAGGTCATCTCCCGCCCCCAGCATCCGTACACGAAGATGCTCGTCGAGTCCTCTCCCGATCCGCACCGTGCCACGACCCTCGACCGTGACGAGCTGTTCGGGACGGCCGACGACCTCGGCGAGCCGCCCAGCCTGATCGAGCCGCCGGAGGGGTGCCGGTTCCATCCGCGGTGCCCGTTCGCGATGGAGCGCTGTCGCACCGAGGCGCCCCCGCGCACAGTGCAGCCGGACGGACACTGGGCCGACTGCTGGCTGCATCAGGTCGGCCGCGCCGACCTGATCGACGACACTTCGATGACCGCCCCCACCCCCGAGACGCCGACGGAGGCATCCGCATGACCGATCAGTCCTCGCTCCCCCCTCGTGGGCGCGTCGCGCGCCAGGCCGATGTCGCGCGACTCGCGGGGGTCTCGCAGTCCGCCGTGTCCCGGGTCATCAGCGGCGACGCGTCGTCGTCCCGGATCCCCGAGGAGACGCGGCGTCGGGTGCAGGATGCGATCGCGCAGTTGGGATACGTCCCCAACCCGGTGGCGCGGAACCTCCGCGGCAAGCGCACCCAGCTGCTGGGCGTCCACACGTTCGAGCCGTTGTTCCCGCACGCGCGCGAGTCCTTCTACTTCGAGTTCCTGCTCGGCATCGAGGAGCGGGCGGAGGAGAGCGGACACGACCTCGTCCTCTTCAGCTCCACGGGCGACGGCTCGGGCACCCGTCGCATCTATCGCGCCGAGACCAACCGCCTCACGATCGCCGACGGCAGCATCCTGCTCGGCATGACCCCCGACCGTGCGGAACTCGCCAGGCTCTGGCAGGACGGATATCCCTTCGTCCACATCGGCCGCCGCGATGTTCCGGGCGCGCCGTTCCCCTGCATCGTCCCCGATTACTGGAGCGCCGCCGCCGAGATCGTCGAGCGGTTGCACGCGCTCGGCCACCGCAGCATCGCGTACGTGAGGGACTCCATCGGCGGCGAGCCCTACGACGATCGCCGCGCCGGTTACCGGGAGGCCGTGGAGCACCTGAAGCTCCGCGACGACTCGCCCGGATACACCGACGAGGTCGCGGGGCTTCCCGACACCGTGGTCGACGCCCTCGCGACCGGCCGAGCGACCGCCGCGGTCGTGGAATCCGAGCGGATCGCCGATACGCTGCGAGCCCGGCTCGCGCAGCGCGGGGTCTCCATCCCGGTCGACGTGTCGGTCGCGGTGCTGGAGGACACCGCGGCGACGGGCGCGGGGTGGAGCGATCTGCGCATCCCGCGGAAGGAGATCGGCCGCATCGCCGTCGACCGGCTCATCGCCATGGTCGAGGATCCCACCGCGCCCCGGGAGAGCGTCTTGGTGCGGTGCGAGCTCGTCGCGGGCGCCACGGTCGCCGAGGCGCGAACGGAGCGTGGCGTATGAGCGGCCCGGACGCGGACCTGCTCGTCGTCGGCGGCGGATGCGGCGGTGTCGCGGCGGCGCTGACGGCGCTGCGGCTGGGGCTGCGGGTGCTGCTCACCGAGGAGACGGACTGGCTCGGCGGCCAGCTCACCGCCCAGGCCGTGCCGCCGGACGAGAACGCCTGGATCGAGGGATCGCACGCCTCGCCCGGCTACACCGACTTCCGGCAGCGCGTGCGCGCGTACTACCGCCGCAACTACCCGCTGACCCCGAAGGCCGCCGCGGACCCGCTGCTGGATCCGGGGCTGGGGATCGTCAGTCGCCTCTGTCACGAGCCTCGTGTCGCCGCCGCGGTGATCGAGGAGATGATCGCGCCGTGGTTGGCCTCGGGTCGGCTGCGCGTGCTGTTCGAGCATCGACCGGTCGCCGTGGAGGTGGTGGCCGACCGCATCCGCTCGGTCACGGTGCGCGCCGCCGACCGCACGGAGAAGGAGCTGCGGGCGCCGATCGTCGTCGACGCCACGGAGCTGGGGGACCTGCTCGAGCTCGGCGGCGTCGAG
Protein-coding sequences here:
- a CDS encoding ABC transporter permease, with translation MSLAPGAVTSATVSVAQVTAKKRPRRGRSMFLLRRLGFYLAAAWAAITLNFVIPRLMPGDPSAAIIDQLERVSGQALPPATLQSIQGLFGNPQENLFEQYGAYLVQLSRFDLGVSIVNFPVPVADLVAAGLPWTLLLVGTTTIAAFLLGTALGVAAGWRAGSRFDSIVTPLTTFLSSVPYFWIALLAVWYFGFILGWFPLAGGYDPNLPVGFNLPFILSALQYGALPAATIVFSAFGGWMLGMRNMTVTTVGEDYVLLAQAKGLSSARVRWRYAARNAMLPQFTGFAMALGGVVGGALLTEIVFSYPGIGYLLFSALQKRDYPVMQGVFLLVTLTVLLANLIADSVYAWLDPRVREEK
- a CDS encoding ABC transporter substrate-binding protein, giving the protein MRTTRRVLAAVLAASALVAVAGCTAGTTSAGGTRADTIIFGKSDGGTTYVRNYNVLGPATEKAPNAELIYEPLARIDYANGAVVEPWLAESLDFDESGTTLTIDIRDDVTFSDGEALTADDVAYSLSLPLERPELNLAGVTYAGVEKVDDDTVQVSFDEPSFAALNQFASSSLPMVPEHIWKDQDLTTWTNPDPVGTGPFTLDAFAAQQVTLKAREDYWGGALPMAYMKILATSGETVKAQLLRGDVDWAPVGWPNAEQEFVAQNPETNLYQLYATGGAYSMMYNTAQAPFDDVNVRRAFAMSIPRSDITATLNRPGTEAGPTGLVDQIYSDWIAPEYQGMVQEVDADAAVAALAASGYEVVDGALVKDGKTFTPRLSFNQDFGWNAYADIMINSWKKVLGVTVAPAGAPGATLYDQQKTGDFDLTIATTGGAGVYGVYSFLDSRYVEPLGTAAATNIGRWNDSETDEVLAQMTRAADEATMKDLGMQMQRIVVDEVPFSPLYNSYWFVDVNASHWKGWPTPEDFDAVPFPSLGPDTIRTLLSLTPAS
- a CDS encoding sugar phosphate isomerase/epimerase, whose product is MTEAALSVQLYSLREALSVDREETLAHLARLGVRRVEAYDIVGGGAALAESLARHGLRSPSVHASLVGAGEDGAATLGEVFDAAVRLGAHTVFEPMVWGEHWRDEDAVRRTADRLNHAAAVAASRGLRVGYHNHSQEFHHTIGSRSAYEFFVSLLREDVVLELDAYWAAVGRQDVPALVTRLGRRVRALHVKDGSTAFDPFLPDAPQGALDQVPAGQGEVPLAATLAAASALELAVLEFDEYDGDLFEALAAGIAFLAEAGIR
- a CDS encoding Gfo/Idh/MocA family oxidoreductase; this encodes MTGTGPVAVGVIGAGMISDTYLENLGSFPDLRVTAIGDLDTARAAAQAARHGVPHAGAPEDVLAHPDIEIVVNLTIPAAHAAVSAAAIAAGKHVWSEKPLGIDRESALALLAAADAEGLRVGVAPDTILGPGLQTARRAVLRGDIGVPLSAHTAMQYIGPDTFHPNPEFLFARGAGPLFDMGPYYVSALVSVFGAVDRVMALGTRSRTTREIRVGNRVGESFPVEVPTHVQALTRFESGAAADSVFSFDAALARSGVIEINGTEGALIVPDPNTFGGEVRVGRVHGGADPVWETVAPVGVEAGRGLGVLDMARAIRSDVAHIATGRLGYHVLDTLVAIDESVQTRAAVAVASTVDALPLVPEDRDPRQTTL
- a CDS encoding sugar phosphate isomerase/epimerase, encoding MTGMHPVTLFTGQWADLSFEEVARLAASWGYDGLEIAASGDHLDLRRADEDDAYVASRREILDRHGLQVFAISNHLAGQAVCDAPIDFRHEAILREYVWGDGDAEGVRRRAAEDMARAARVARKLGVDTVVGFTGSSIWPYVAMFPPVPASVIEAGFEDFAARWNPILDVFDAEGVRFAHEVHPGEIAYDYWSSVRALEAIDHRGAFGFNWDPSHMMWQNIDPVGFIWDFQDRIYHVDCKDTRMRPRNGRAGVLGSHLPWGDPRRGWDFVSTGHGDVPWEDSFRALEAIGYTGPISIEWEDAGMDRLHGAAQAVQFVRSLLWPTPTASFDDAFRNQ
- a CDS encoding Gfo/Idh/MocA family oxidoreductase — protein: MTGFAPVRAGFLGGGFMAAVHSRAARAAGARLVALASSSPGRAAQAADRLGIGRPARDAAELIAAHDIDVVHVCTPNRDHAEQTLAALAAGKHVICEKPLATSVDDARAVVVAAEEAGVAGAVPFVYRYHPVVRQARELVATGTVGRILTIDGAYLQDWLLDAGDTDWRADAVAGGASRAFADIGSHLCDLLEFVTGRRIVALSARTSTVFDTRAGAPVENEDIAAVVVELEGGALGTLLVSQLAPGRKNGLVLELHGSSRSLRFAQERSEELWIGSREGSQLVLRDPDAPGDRGLSLVPAGHPMGYQDAFNAFVADAYAVLEGASPDGLPTFADGLRAAEITEAVLTSARERRWIDVAPVPASTGIPLASKESP
- a CDS encoding TetR/AcrR family transcriptional regulator, which codes for MPEPSPRGYASGRRRRDQVVSAAFAAFGTVGYRQASMSQIAADCGVSRAGLFHHFPTKESLLEAVLDERDRRHSLRFFEGAPGPGRDGLDHFARLVALTGANATTPGIVSLYAVLSAEATDPAHPAHAHFVRRYENSRHHLTMAFEDLRSRGLLRDPSVDGLRLAEEIIAIMDGLQIQWLLSPTAVDMPGRLRERLAEIIRVELPDVPPRPAAEV
- a CDS encoding ABC transporter permease; amino-acid sequence: MKYRLFANGKVTFGIVVLAFFVLLALFGQLLLDIFGLDARANDISAISQPPSPQHLLGTTQFGQDVLAQVVEGARGSMFVGFLSAAIGTLLAILVGVPSGYFRGVTGQALNFVTNLFLVMPVLPLIFVVAGYLQGTGLVMIAVIIGVFGWAGGARTLRAQAMSVSSRDFVQAMRMMGESHTRLIFTEVLPHLYGWIASMFLGGLIGGVMAEAGLAFLGVSDSSAVSWGTMIQAAQQQSAVLRGLWWWLVPPGLCIALVGTAAALINFGVDELANPKLRSASRLVAKRTARVRRAAVAVEGA
- a CDS encoding ABC transporter ATP-binding protein yields the protein MTIAAESRAEAASVSEHDDDVLLEVEQLSVEYASLGAPTRACADVTFSLRRGEILGVVGESGSGKSTLITALTRLQRPPAVTTAGRIMYHPREGGEAIDLVTLAPKRLRELRWTRLSIVLQSAMDALNPVMRLGAQFVDVLRTHDRSLSKAAAWDQARHLLSLVGISADRVRSYPHELSGGMRQRATIALALACRPELIVMDEPTTAVDVVMQRQILAQVLRLRREFGFAVVFVTHDLSLLLELADRIAVMYAGRVVELAAASEIYRSPLHPYTKGLRDSFPPLHATATRLEGIPGTPPDLRALPAGCSFAPRCPRAFEKCARELPLPRTRGGREVACHLHDEEVPA